The following are encoded in a window of Flavobacterium sp. WC2421 genomic DNA:
- the cdd gene encoding cytidine deaminase, giving the protein MKEITITSHFSVYNSTLELPIEVQNLMEQAISTRKNAYAPYSKFRVGTALLLDNGKIVLGSNQENAAYPSGLCAERVAIFQAGAIYPNAKITKMAITAASDTNKTTEPIPPCGACRQSIAEYEIRQESQIEIYFMGETGEVYKSESLKNLLPLLFNKNVL; this is encoded by the coding sequence ATGAAAGAAATAACTATTACAAGCCATTTCTCTGTTTATAATTCAACACTTGAATTACCAATTGAAGTACAAAATCTTATGGAGCAAGCCATTTCAACACGGAAAAATGCATATGCACCATATTCAAAATTTAGAGTCGGTACGGCTTTATTATTAGATAATGGAAAAATAGTATTGGGCTCTAATCAAGAAAATGCTGCTTATCCATCTGGACTATGCGCAGAGCGAGTAGCTATTTTTCAAGCCGGAGCAATATACCCAAATGCAAAAATCACAAAAATGGCGATTACAGCTGCTTCAGACACCAATAAAACAACAGAACCAATACCTCCTTGCGGCGCGTGTAGACAATCAATTGCTGAATATGAAATCCGTCAAGAGTCGCAAATAGAAATTTATTTCATGGGAGAAACTGGCGAAGTCTATAAATCAGAATCACTAAAAAACCTGCTCCCGTTATTATTTAACAAAAACGTGTTGTAA
- a CDS encoding 2-oxo acid dehydrogenase subunit E2, which translates to MATIITMPRLSDTMTEGTVATWLKKVGDKISEGDILAEIETDKATMEFESFNEGTLLHIGIQAGETAPVDSLLAIIGNEGEDISAILAGKSETPKEDTTKKETTSETKTEVKETAAPAALPKGVIVVTMPRLSDTMTEGTVATWLKKVGDTVAEGDILAEIETDKATMEFESFNEGTLLYIGIEEGNAAPIDSLLAIIGPAGTDITGIAENFTVGGAKPATTEEVASASATPAEPTAQEASTDGKRILASPLAKKIASDKGIQLTQVKGSGENGRIVKSDIENYSPAAAAPQAAAPAPAKTETAAAPAPKVFVPAGEVFTEEIKNSQMRKIIAKRLAESLFTAPHYNLTIEVTMDEAMKSRAIINSVPDTKVSFNDMVIKACAMALKKHLKINSQWKEDAITINHHVNIGVAVAVEDGLVVPVLKFTDAMSLSQIGGSVRDLAGRAKNKKLLPSEMEGSTFTVSNLGMFGITEFNSIINQPNSAILSVGAIVEKPVVKNGQIVVGNTMMLSLACDHRTIDGATGAQFLQTLKQYIENPVTMLA; encoded by the coding sequence ATGGCAACAATAATTACAATGCCTCGTTTGAGTGATACTATGACGGAAGGAACGGTAGCAACTTGGCTTAAAAAAGTAGGTGACAAAATTAGCGAAGGCGATATCCTTGCAGAAATTGAAACTGACAAAGCAACAATGGAATTTGAGTCTTTCAACGAAGGAACTCTTTTGCATATAGGAATTCAAGCTGGTGAAACAGCGCCTGTAGATTCATTATTAGCAATAATAGGAAATGAAGGGGAAGATATTTCTGCAATTTTGGCAGGAAAATCTGAAACTCCTAAAGAAGATACTACAAAGAAAGAAACAACTTCTGAAACTAAAACTGAAGTAAAAGAAACAGCTGCTCCGGCTGCTTTACCTAAAGGTGTTATAGTGGTAACTATGCCTCGTTTAAGTGATACGATGACGGAAGGAACTGTAGCTACTTGGTTGAAAAAAGTAGGTGATACAGTTGCTGAAGGTGATATTCTTGCTGAAATCGAAACCGACAAAGCAACAATGGAATTTGAATCTTTCAACGAAGGAACTTTATTATACATAGGAATTGAAGAGGGAAATGCAGCACCAATTGACAGCTTATTAGCTATTATAGGACCTGCGGGAACAGATATTACAGGTATTGCAGAAAACTTCACAGTTGGAGGAGCTAAACCAGCAACAACTGAAGAGGTTGCATCAGCATCTGCTACACCGGCAGAGCCAACAGCACAAGAAGCTTCTACTGATGGAAAACGTATTTTAGCATCGCCGTTAGCAAAGAAAATTGCTAGCGACAAAGGAATTCAATTGACACAAGTTAAAGGTTCTGGTGAAAACGGGCGTATTGTGAAAAGCGATATCGAAAACTACTCACCTGCTGCTGCAGCGCCACAAGCTGCTGCACCTGCACCTGCTAAAACCGAAACTGCTGCTGCACCGGCACCAAAAGTTTTTGTTCCTGCTGGAGAAGTATTTACTGAGGAAATCAAGAATTCGCAAATGCGTAAAATCATTGCAAAACGTCTAGCGGAATCTTTATTCACTGCACCACATTACAACTTAACCATAGAAGTAACTATGGACGAAGCAATGAAATCAAGAGCAATTATCAATAGTGTTCCGGATACTAAAGTATCTTTCAATGACATGGTGATTAAAGCTTGTGCAATGGCTCTTAAAAAACACTTGAAAATTAATTCACAGTGGAAAGAAGATGCAATTACCATCAACCACCATGTAAACATAGGTGTTGCAGTAGCTGTTGAAGACGGATTAGTTGTTCCTGTATTAAAATTCACTGATGCTATGAGTTTGTCTCAAATTGGTGGAAGTGTAAGAGATCTTGCTGGAAGAGCAAAAAACAAAAAACTACTACCTTCAGAAATGGAAGGAAGTACTTTCACAGTTTCTAATCTTGGAATGTTTGGTATCACTGAATTTAATTCAATTATCAACCAACCAAACTCAGCTATCTTATCTGTAGGAGCAATCGTTGAGAAACCAGTGGTGAAAAATGGACAAATTGTTGTAGGCAACACCATGATGTTATCTCTTGCTTGTGACCACCGTACTATCGATGGAGCAACTGGAGCACAGTTCTTACAAACATTAAAACAATACATTGAAAACCCAGTAACCATGCTTGCATAA
- the porV gene encoding type IX secretion system outer membrane channel protein PorV, producing the protein MRKIILITTSILTFSFAKAQDRVITTAVPFLLVSADARAAGMADVGVATSADAFSQQWNPAKYAFAIDKQGFSISYTPYLTDLANDISLGQLTYYNKISERSAFAGSLRYFGFGNIELRETGDPNEVPRIVSPNEFALDGSYSLKLSEKFSMAVAGRYIHSNLKVVSDNGDASAANSFAIDVAGFYQSEEIAYNDFNGRWRAGFNIQNLGPKISYDNDEISTNFLPANLKVGTGFDFILDDYNKVALNLEFSKLLVPTPQNPDLNGDGTITAEERAQNNDNYRSIGWVSGVFKSFGDAPDGFSEEVKEVTYAVGAEYLYQDSFAMRLGYFHESPLKGARKFFSLGAGFKYNVVKVDVSYLFSASKVKNPLENTLRFSLTFNFGDKYDEY; encoded by the coding sequence ATGAGAAAAATAATACTTATAACAACTAGTATACTCACTTTTTCTTTTGCAAAAGCACAAGATAGAGTAATAACAACTGCAGTTCCCTTTTTATTAGTATCTGCAGATGCTAGAGCTGCTGGTATGGCTGATGTTGGTGTAGCCACTTCAGCAGATGCTTTTTCACAACAATGGAATCCTGCAAAATATGCTTTTGCAATTGATAAACAAGGCTTTTCTATAAGTTACACACCCTACCTTACTGATTTAGCCAATGATATTTCATTAGGACAATTAACCTATTATAATAAAATAAGCGAAAGAAGTGCTTTTGCTGGAAGTTTACGTTATTTTGGGTTTGGTAATATCGAATTAAGAGAAACTGGAGACCCAAATGAAGTTCCCAGAATTGTATCACCAAATGAGTTTGCACTAGATGGTTCTTATTCCTTAAAATTAAGCGAGAAATTTTCTATGGCTGTAGCAGGAAGATACATTCATTCTAATCTAAAAGTAGTTTCAGACAACGGTGATGCCTCTGCAGCAAATTCTTTCGCAATTGATGTTGCGGGTTTTTATCAATCAGAAGAAATTGCCTATAATGACTTTAACGGAAGATGGAGAGCAGGTTTTAATATTCAAAACTTAGGACCAAAAATAAGTTATGACAATGACGAAATTAGCACTAACTTTTTACCTGCTAACTTAAAGGTAGGAACTGGATTTGATTTCATACTTGACGATTACAACAAGGTAGCACTGAATCTTGAATTTAGTAAACTATTGGTTCCAACCCCTCAAAATCCAGATCTAAATGGAGACGGAACTATTACAGCTGAAGAAAGAGCTCAAAATAATGACAATTACCGCTCTATTGGTTGGGTTTCTGGAGTTTTTAAATCATTCGGAGATGCACCAGACGGATTTAGTGAAGAAGTTAAAGAAGTTACATATGCAGTTGGAGCTGAATACTTATACCAAGATTCATTTGCAATGAGACTAGGTTATTTTCATGAAAGTCCACTTAAAGGAGCTAGAAAATTTTTCTCGCTTGGAGCCGGATTTAAATACAATGTAGTTAAAGTAGATGTGTCTTATTTATTCTCAGCTTCAAAAGTAAAAAACCCTTTAGAAAACACCCTTCGTTTCTCTCTTACATTCAACTTTGGAGACAAATACGATGAATATTAA
- a CDS encoding glycosyltransferase produces MNVIEKLLIIGFVWPEPNSSAAGARMMQLISFFKEEGYEITFASPALDSDFMVDLNLLGVEKKGISLNCASFDIFVKELNPTIVLFDRFMMEEQFGWRVAESCPNALRLLDTEDLHCLRVARQKAFKEQRLFELSDLFYEDVAKREIASILRCDLSLMISEFEIDLLNAIFKIDGSLLYYLPLLLNVNEIPNLLELPSFEERKDFVFIGNFYHEPNWNAVQYLKESIWPSIKKQLPEAVLNIYGAYPSQKVVQLNNDKEGFLIKGRAENACDVVKESRVVLAPLRFGAGIKGKLLEAMQFGTPSVTTSIGAESMRANLDWNGFVEDNSEFFANKAIELYQDRNKWIQAQRNGIEIIKNRYLRSLFEDDFKELIQSVKANLVQHRMNNFMGELLHHHTLKSTKYMSKWIEEKNKF; encoded by the coding sequence ATGAATGTGATTGAAAAGCTATTAATAATTGGTTTTGTTTGGCCAGAGCCTAATTCTTCTGCTGCTGGTGCTAGAATGATGCAATTGATTTCCTTTTTTAAAGAAGAAGGTTATGAGATTACTTTTGCAAGTCCAGCACTGGATAGTGATTTTATGGTCGATCTTAATTTGTTGGGAGTTGAAAAAAAAGGTATTTCTTTAAATTGTGCTAGTTTTGATATTTTTGTAAAAGAGCTAAATCCTACGATTGTTTTATTTGATCGTTTTATGATGGAGGAACAGTTTGGTTGGCGAGTAGCCGAAAGCTGTCCTAATGCATTACGACTTTTGGATACCGAAGACTTACATTGTTTGCGAGTAGCACGTCAAAAAGCCTTTAAGGAACAACGTTTATTTGAGCTATCGGATTTGTTTTATGAAGATGTTGCCAAGCGTGAAATAGCTAGTATTTTACGTTGTGATCTTTCTTTAATGATTTCTGAATTTGAAATAGATCTATTAAATGCGATTTTTAAAATAGATGGAAGTTTGTTGTATTATTTGCCACTTTTGCTAAATGTAAATGAGATTCCAAACTTACTTGAATTGCCTTCTTTTGAGGAGCGAAAGGATTTTGTTTTTATTGGTAATTTTTATCATGAACCCAATTGGAATGCTGTGCAATATTTGAAAGAATCTATTTGGCCGTCGATTAAAAAGCAATTGCCAGAAGCTGTTTTGAATATTTATGGAGCTTATCCTTCTCAAAAAGTGGTACAATTAAATAATGATAAAGAAGGTTTTTTGATAAAAGGACGTGCTGAGAATGCATGCGATGTAGTTAAAGAGTCACGTGTAGTTTTAGCTCCGTTGCGTTTTGGTGCAGGAATAAAAGGAAAATTATTAGAAGCGATGCAATTTGGAACTCCTAGTGTAACCACGTCTATTGGTGCTGAATCTATGCGAGCTAATTTAGATTGGAATGGTTTTGTAGAGGATAATTCGGAGTTTTTTGCAAATAAAGCAATAGAGTTATACCAAGATAGAAATAAGTGGATTCAAGCTCAAAGAAATGGAATTGAGATTATTAAAAATCGTTATTTAAGAAGCTTATTTGAAGATGATTTCAAAGAATTAATCCAAAGCGTTAAGGCGAATTTAGTTCAACATAGAATGAATAATTTTATGGGTGAGCTGTTGCATCATCATACTTTGAAAAGTACGAAATACATGTCAAAGTGGATAGAGGAGAAGAATAAGTTTTAA
- a CDS encoding OmpA family protein — protein MKRYTTILFFVLNSISIFSQNNQTKSADKLFDRYEYVKAADAYNMLVQNGNSDSYVFKQLGECYYNMNNTSESENWYEKALQTKQDADTYYKYAQVLKSNSKYDLSDKQMKIFVGMEPNDPRSKEFVNNSDYLSKISSKEKLFDLKKLNINSEKSDFGAIQYNDVLYFASSRNESRKIYGWNNEPFLDLYRSNYNEKEATYSEPVPISELNSVYHEGPLTMTQDGKTVYFSSESFNEKLFDKNKSKRIKFGQVNLYKATDSNGKWSNITPLPFNSKNYSVSNPSITKDGETLYFASNMPGTFGGLDIWKVKVKADGGFGDPENLGANVNTSQDESFPFITDESILYFSSKGLSGLGGFDIFSIDLNKNEVASNIGKPVNSEKDDFAFTFNKKNKIGYVSSNRNGKDQIYSSIPVVENGKIHAIVSNSVTGSVITNARVVVSDIDKKVLDKQLTNENGTVMYSAKNDKSYFVEISKDGFISKTFPIAVSNGGEYNVDAKLDPINVVVTDTEFIFNPIYFKFDKSDITTLGADELDKLVYIMSQNKDLVIVAKSHTDSRGRDDYNMDLSERRANATVQYIISKGISADKISGKGYGESELKINCVKCTEEEHALNRRSEFIIVKK, from the coding sequence ATGAAAAGATATACAACAATTTTGTTTTTTGTACTAAATAGTATTAGTATTTTCTCACAAAATAATCAAACAAAATCTGCAGATAAATTATTTGACAGATACGAATATGTAAAAGCAGCGGATGCTTATAATATGTTAGTTCAAAACGGAAATTCAGATTCTTATGTTTTTAAGCAACTAGGGGAATGTTATTATAATATGAATAACACTTCTGAATCTGAAAATTGGTATGAAAAAGCTTTACAGACGAAGCAAGATGCGGATACATATTATAAATATGCACAAGTATTGAAATCCAATAGTAAGTATGATTTATCAGATAAACAAATGAAAATATTTGTTGGAATGGAACCCAATGACCCTAGATCTAAGGAGTTTGTTAATAATTCTGATTATTTATCTAAAATTTCTAGCAAAGAAAAATTGTTTGACTTAAAGAAGTTAAATATTAATTCTGAAAAATCTGATTTTGGAGCTATTCAATATAACGATGTATTATATTTTGCCAGTTCTAGAAATGAAAGCAGAAAAATTTATGGATGGAATAACGAGCCTTTCTTAGATCTTTACAGGTCAAATTATAATGAAAAAGAGGCTACTTATTCGGAACCTGTTCCAATTTCAGAATTGAATTCTGTTTACCATGAAGGTCCTTTGACTATGACTCAAGACGGTAAAACTGTTTATTTCTCTAGCGAAAGTTTCAACGAAAAATTGTTTGATAAAAATAAAAGTAAAAGAATTAAGTTTGGTCAAGTAAATTTATATAAAGCCACTGATAGTAATGGAAAATGGTCAAATATAACTCCTTTACCTTTTAACAGTAAAAACTATTCGGTTAGTAATCCATCAATAACAAAAGATGGGGAAACACTTTATTTTGCATCTAACATGCCTGGTACTTTTGGTGGATTGGATATTTGGAAAGTTAAAGTTAAAGCTGATGGAGGTTTTGGAGATCCTGAAAATTTGGGTGCTAATGTAAATACTTCTCAAGATGAAAGTTTTCCTTTTATTACAGATGAAAGTATTCTGTATTTTTCATCAAAAGGACTGTCAGGTCTTGGTGGTTTTGATATTTTTTCAATAGATTTAAATAAAAATGAAGTTGCCAGTAATATTGGTAAACCTGTAAACTCTGAAAAAGATGATTTTGCTTTTACTTTTAATAAAAAAAATAAGATAGGTTATGTTTCAAGTAATCGTAATGGTAAAGACCAAATTTACTCTTCGATACCTGTTGTTGAAAATGGAAAAATACATGCCATTGTTAGTAATTCTGTAACGGGTTCTGTTATAACTAATGCGAGAGTGGTTGTTTCTGATATAGATAAAAAGGTTTTGGATAAACAATTAACAAACGAAAATGGAACTGTGATGTATAGTGCTAAAAATGATAAATCATATTTTGTTGAAATTAGTAAAGATGGTTTTATTTCAAAAACATTTCCTATTGCAGTTAGTAATGGAGGTGAATATAATGTTGATGCTAAATTAGACCCTATTAATGTTGTTGTTACGGATACAGAATTTATCTTTAATCCAATATATTTTAAATTTGATAAAAGTGATATTACAACACTTGGTGCGGATGAACTTGATAAGTTGGTTTATATAATGTCTCAGAATAAGGATTTGGTCATTGTAGCTAAATCACATACTGACTCTAGAGGTAGAGATGATTATAATATGGATCTTTCAGAAAGAAGAGCCAATGCGACTGTTCAATATATAATTTCTAAAGGAATAAGTGCAGATAAAATATCAGGAAAAGGTTACGGGGAATCTGAATTAAAAATAAATTGCGTAAAATGTACCGAAGAGGAACATGCTTTAAACAGACGTTCGGAATTTATCATTGTAAAGAAGTAA
- a CDS encoding tRNA-(ms[2]io[6]A)-hydroxylase, protein MLGLKLATDPRWVNIVESNIEEILTDHAWCEQKAASNAISLITQNSEKEELVTELMIIAKEEIEHFKMVHDLIKERGLTFGRERKDSYVNELFKFLKKDGSRNDALCERLLFSAMIEARSCERFKVLSENIKDQELAAFYRDLMISEAGHYTTFLAFAKKYADNVDVDKRWKEWIEFEASIIINYGKNETVHG, encoded by the coding sequence ATGTTAGGATTAAAATTAGCAACCGATCCCCGTTGGGTAAATATAGTTGAATCAAATATTGAAGAAATATTGACGGACCATGCATGGTGTGAACAAAAAGCAGCTTCTAATGCGATAAGTCTAATAACCCAAAACTCGGAAAAAGAAGAATTAGTAACTGAACTAATGATCATAGCAAAAGAAGAAATAGAACATTTCAAAATGGTCCACGATCTTATAAAAGAAAGAGGACTTACTTTTGGTCGTGAACGCAAAGACAGCTACGTTAATGAGCTTTTTAAATTCTTGAAAAAGGACGGAAGTCGCAATGATGCACTGTGTGAGCGTTTACTATTTTCAGCGATGATTGAAGCAAGAAGCTGCGAAAGATTCAAAGTACTTTCTGAAAACATAAAAGATCAAGAACTAGCTGCATTTTATCGTGATTTAATGATTAGTGAAGCTGGACACTACACCACATTTTTAGCTTTTGCAAAAAAATATGCTGACAATGTTGATGTTGATAAACGATGGAAAGAATGGATTGAATTTGAAGCTTCCATTATCATAAATTACGGAAAAAATGAAACAGTACATGGTTAA
- the pdhA gene encoding pyruvate dehydrogenase (acetyl-transferring) E1 component subunit alpha produces the protein MKEVTKEVYLKWYEDMLLWRKFEDKLAALYIQQKVRGFLHLYNGQEAVLAGALHAMDLTKDKMITAYRNHVQPIGMGVDPRRVMAELLGKVTGTSKGMGGSMHIFSKEHRFYGGHGIVGGQIPVGAGLAFADKYFETGGVTMTYFGDGAARQGSLHEAFNMAMLWKLPVVFIVENNGYAMGTSVERTANHTDIWKLGLGYEMPCGPVDGMNPVKVAEAMTEAIDRARRGDGPTFLEMKTYRYRGHSMSDAQLYRSKEEVEEYKKIDPITQVLDVIKDQKYATEEEIDAIDQRVKDLVQECVDFAEESEYPPIQQLYDVVYAQEDYPFIPHKL, from the coding sequence ATGAAAGAAGTTACAAAAGAAGTATATTTAAAGTGGTACGAAGACATGCTGCTTTGGAGAAAGTTTGAAGACAAGCTTGCAGCATTATACATACAACAAAAAGTTAGAGGTTTTCTACACTTATATAATGGTCAAGAAGCAGTACTAGCAGGTGCATTGCATGCAATGGACTTGACAAAAGACAAAATGATTACTGCATATAGAAATCACGTTCAACCAATTGGAATGGGTGTAGATCCAAGAAGAGTAATGGCTGAGCTTTTAGGAAAAGTTACGGGAACATCAAAAGGAATGGGTGGTTCTATGCATATTTTCTCAAAAGAGCACCGTTTTTATGGTGGTCATGGAATCGTAGGTGGACAAATTCCTGTAGGAGCTGGATTGGCTTTTGCAGATAAATACTTTGAAACTGGCGGTGTAACAATGACCTATTTTGGTGATGGAGCAGCACGTCAAGGATCTTTGCACGAAGCTTTCAACATGGCTATGTTATGGAAACTACCTGTAGTTTTTATTGTAGAAAATAACGGTTATGCAATGGGAACTTCTGTTGAAAGAACGGCTAACCACACTGATATTTGGAAACTAGGTTTAGGGTATGAAATGCCTTGTGGACCAGTTGACGGAATGAATCCAGTAAAAGTTGCTGAAGCGATGACAGAAGCTATTGATAGAGCGCGTCGTGGTGATGGACCAACTTTCTTAGAAATGAAAACATATCGTTATAGAGGACACTCTATGTCGGATGCTCAACTATATAGATCAAAAGAAGAAGTAGAAGAATACAAAAAAATTGATCCAATTACACAAGTTCTAGATGTAATTAAAGATCAAAAATATGCTACAGAAGAAGAAATTGACGCAATCGACCAAAGAGTTAAAGACTTAGTTCAAGAATGTGTTGATTTTGCTGAAGAATCGGAATATCCTCCAATTCAACAATTATACGACGTAGTATACGCACAAGAAGATTATCCATTTATACCTCATAAACTATAA